Proteins encoded by one window of Ursus arctos isolate Adak ecotype North America unplaced genomic scaffold, UrsArc2.0 scaffold_22, whole genome shotgun sequence:
- the XNDC1N gene encoding protein XNDC1N: MAPVKISHVVSFSSQDPKYPVENLLNPDSQRGPWLSCPQDKSGQLKVELQLERAVPIGYIDVGNCGCAFLQIDVGRSSWSLDRPFVTLLPATMLMSLADSKQGKNRSGVRMFKDDDFLAPASGESWDRLRLTCSQPFTRQQSFGLAFLRVCSSLDSLDDPVRGSLAPESSRLSQGSDAQESGPSPWLANPSIRRTFFPDPQTSTKEISELKNILKQLQPGALGRSARMVLSAARRVPPASMAGAKTSPEEPGPSQPATTELRPEEQSSENDASRTKRRKVQARRPLSSSNSRSNQRGMAKAGQRQHHRPQAQSNGVQESAPCPICAVSFSIEVLPRHAATCGEISPPQPASRSSSPSSSHVLRKQHWDVPPSPSFIQPQPTCTEIVNKKLRFPPPLLAAIQEGRLGLVQQLLESGVEASGSGPSGPLRNVEEAEDRSWREALNLAIQLGHEAITDVLLANVKFDFRQIHEALLVAVDTNQPAAVQRLLARLEREKGRKVDTRSFSLAFFDSSIDGSRFAPGVTPLTLACQKDLYEIAQLLMDQGHTIARPHPVSCACLECSNARRYDLLKFSLSRINTYRGMASRAHLSLASEDAMLAAFQLSRELRRLARKEPEFKPEYIALESLSQDYGFELLGMCRNQSEVTAVLNDQGEDNETEPEAEGLGQAFEEGIPNLARLRLAVNYNQKRFVAHPICQQVLSSIWCGNLAGWRGSTTIWKLFVAFLIFLTMPFLCLGYWLAPKSRLGRLLKIPVLKFLLHSASYLWFLIFLLGESLAMEAQLSTFRGRSQSVWETSLHMVWVTGFLWFECKEVWIEGLRSYLLDWWNFLDMVILSLYLAAFALRLLLAGLAHVHCRDAPSGAACHYFTTAERSEWHTEDPQFLAEVLFAVTSMLSFTRLAYILPAHESLGTLQISIGKMIDDMIRFMFILMIILTAFLCGLNNIYVPYQETERLGNFNETFQFLFWTMFGMEEHSVVDMPQFLVPEFVGRALYGIFTIVMVIVLLNMLIAMITNSFQKIEDDADVEWKFARSKLYLSYFREGLTLPVPFNILPSPKGLFYLLRKIFRFVCCCCSCRRTKKPDYPPIPTYANPGAGAGPGEGQHVSYRLRVIKALVRRYIETAQREFEETRRKDLGNRLTELTKTVSRLQSEVAGVQRTLAEGGTPRPPEGASILSRYITRVRNSFQTVGPPIPETPELTVSGIVGTQVRSETGLQDAGGARTPASGEPGPSSPAHVLVHREQESEAAGDLPQEEDLGIKRGS, from the exons ATGGCTCCTGTAAAGATTAGCCACGTGGTATCATTTTCCTCTCAG gATCCCAAGTATCCTGTGGAGAACTTGCTGAACCCAGACAGTCAGAGGGGACCTTGGCTCAGCTGTCCTCAGGACAAGAGTGGGCAACTGAAAGTAGAACTCCAGCTGGAGAGGGCAGTGCCCATTGGCTACATTGATGTGG GTAACTGTGGCTGTGCTTTCCTGCAAATTGATGTGGGCCGTTCTTCCTGGTCCCTGGACAGACCTTTTGTCACCCTGCTTCCTGCAACCATGCTAATGTCCCTAGCTGATTCAAAGCAGGGGAAAAATCGCTCAGGCGTCCGCATGTTTAAAGATg atGATTTCCTGGCGCCAGCCTCAGGTGAGTCATGGGATCGACTTCGCCTGACCTGCTCCCAACCCTTCACACGTCAGCAGTCTTTTGGCCTGGCCTTCCTCCGGGTGTGTTCCTCCCTGGACTCCTTAGATGACCCCGTGAGGGGTTCCTTGGCCCCCGAGAGCTCTAGACTGAGCCAG gGCTCTGATGCTCAGGAGTCTGGTCCTAGCCCGTGGCTGGCTAATCCTTCCATTCGGAGGACGTTCTTCCCAGATCCCCAGAC GAGCACCAAGGAAATTTCAGAGCTTAAGAATATCCTGAAACAGCTGCAGCCAGGGGCTTTGGGCCGTTCAGCCCGCATGGTGCTTTCAGCTGCCCGGAGGGTGCCCCCCGCGAGCATGGCAGGCGCGAAAACCAGCCCCGAGGAACCAGGTCCTAGTCAGCCAGCCACCACAG AGCTCAGACCAGAGGAGCAGAGCTCAGAGAATGATGCGAGCAGGACGAAGAGACGGAAAGTACAAGCCCGCAG GCCTTTATCCAGCTCGAACTCGCGGTCCAACCAGAGGGGGATGGCAAAGGCAGGGCAGAGACAACACCACCGACCCCAGGCCCAAAGTAATGGGGTCCAGGAGAGTGCACCGTGCCCCATTTGTGCAG TCTCCTTCAGCATTGAGGTTCTTCCCCGGCACGCTGCGACCTGTGGAGAGATCTCCCCACCTCAGCCAGCCTCTCGCTCCTCATCACCATCTTCATCGCA TGTACTTCGGAAACAACATT GGGATGTCCCACCCTCTCCATCCTTCATCCAGCCACAGCCCACCTGCACAGAGATCGTGAACAAGAAGCTGAGGTTCCCACCTCCGCTCCTGGCCGCCAtccaggaggggcgcctgggcctGGTGCAGCAGTTGCTGGAGTCGGGGGTCGAGGCGTCAGGCAGCGGGCCCAGTGGGCCCCTGAGGAATGTGGAGGAGGCCGAGGACCGCTCCTGGAGGGAAGCTCTCAATCTGGCCATCCAGCTGGGCCACGAGGCCATCACTGATGTGCTGTTGGCCAATGTCAAGTTTGACTTCCGGCAGATCCACGAGGCCCTGCTGGTGGCAGTGGACACAAACCAGCCAGCTGCGGTGCAGCGCCTGCTGGCCCGGCTGGAACGGGAGAAGGGCCGCAAAGTGGACACTAGGTCTTTCTCACTGGCTTTCTTCGACTCGTCCATCGATGGCTCACGCTTTGCCCCTGGTGTCACTCCACTCACCCTGGCCTGCCAGAAGGACTTGTATGAGATCGCCCAGCTGCTCATGGACCAGGGCCACACCATTGCCCGGCCCCACCCGGTCTCCTGTGCCTGCCTCGAGTGCAGCAATGCCCGCCGCTACGACCTGCTGAAGTTCTCCCTGTCCCGCATCAACACCTACCGCGGCATGGCCAGCAGGGCCCACCTCTCGCTGGCCAGTGAGGATGCCATGCTGGCTGCCTTCCAGCTCAGCCGGGAGCTCAGGCGTCTTGCACGCAAGGAACCTGAGTTTAAG CCCGAGTACATCGCCCTGGAGTCGCTGAGCCAGGACTACGGCTTTGAACTGCTGGGCATGTGCCGGAACCAAAGCGAGGTCACTGCAGTGCTCAATGACCAGGGCGAGGACAACGAGACTGAACCTGAGGCTGAGGGCCTGGGCCAGGCCTTTGAGGAGGGCATCCCCAACCTGGCGAGGCTGCGACTGGCCGTCAACTACAACCAGAAGCGG TTTGTAGCGCACCCCATCTGCCAGCAAGTCCTGTCCTCCATCTGGTGTGGGAACCTGGCTGGCTGGCGTGGAAGCACCACCATCTGGAAGCTCTTTGTCGCCTTCCTCATCTTCCTCACcatgcccttcctctgccttggCTATTGGCTGGCGCCCAAGTCCCGG CTGGGCCGCCTGCTGAAGATCCCAGTGCTGAAGTTCCTGCTGCACTCCGCCTCCTATCTGTGGTTCCTCATCTTCCTGCTGGGCGAGTCCCTGGCCATGGAGGCACAGCTGAGTACCTTCCGCGGCCGCAGCCAGAGCGTCTGGGAGACTTCCCTACACATGGTTTGGGTCACAG GCTTCCTGTGGTTTGAGTGCAAGGAGGTGTGGATCGAGGGCCTGCGCAGTTACCTCCTGGACTGGTGGAACTTCCTGGACATGGTCATCCTGTCCCTGTACCTGGCGGCCTTCGCGCTGCGCCTCCTTCTGGCCGGGCTGGCCCACGTGCACTGCCGGGATGCCCCCAGTGGGGCTGCCTGCCACTATTTCACCACGGCTG AGCGAAGTGAGTGGCACACCGAGGACCCCCAGTTCTTGGCGGAAGTGCTGTTTGCTGTCACCAGCATGCTCAGCTTCACCCGCCTGGCCTACATTCTGCCGGCCCATGAGTCGCTGGGCACTCTGCAGATCTCCATTGGCAAGATGATTGACGACATGATCCG GTTCATGTTCATCCTCATGATCATCCTGACCGCCTTCCTCTGCGGCCTCAACAACATCTACGTGCCCTACCAGGAGACCGAGCGGCTGGGCAA TTTCAACGAGACATTCCAGTTTCTGTTCTGGACCATGTTTGGCATGGAGGAGCACAGCGTCGTAGACATGCCTCAGTTTCTGGTGCCTGAATTCGTGGGCCGGGCCCTCTACGGCATCTTTACCATCGTCATGGTCATTGTGCTGCTCAACATGCTCATTGCCATGATTACCAACTCCTTCCAGAAGATTGAG GACGACGCGGATGTGGAGTGGAAGTTCGCTCGCTCCAAGCTCTACCTGTCCTACTTCCGGGAGGGCCTGACGCTGCCTGTGCCCTTCAACATCCTGCCCTCCCCCAAGGGCCTCTTCTACCTTCTCAG GAAAATTTTCCGCTTCGTCTGCTGTTGCTGCTCCTGCCGCCGAACCAAGAAGCCGGACTATCCGCCAATCCCCACCTAT GCCAATCCCggggcaggagcagggcctggggagggacaGCATGTATCCTACCGCCTCCGAGTCATCAAGGCCCTGGTACGGCGCTACATAGAGACAGCCCAGCGGGAGTTTGAGGAGACCCGTCGGAAAG ACCTGGGCAACAGACTGACGGAGCTGACCAAGACTGTGTCTCGCCTGCAAAGTGAGGTGGCTGGTGTGCAGCGGACtctggcagagggagggacaccCCGACCACCCGAAGGTGCCAGCATCCTCAGTCGCTACATCACCCGAGTGCGTAACAGCTTCCAGACTGTGGGCCCTCCCATCCCTGAAACCCCCGAGCTGACAGTGTCAGGGATTGTGGGGACCCAGGTACGTTCAGAAACTGGGCTTCAGGATGCTGGAGGGGCTAGGACTCCAGCTTCTGGGGAGCCTGGCCCTTCCTCCCCAGCTCACGTGTTAGTACACAGGGAGCAAGAATCAGAGGCAGCTGGGGACCTGCCCCAGGAGGAAGATTTGGGGATCAAGAGGGGATCCTGA
- the ART5 gene encoding ecto-ADP-ribosyltransferase 5 isoform X3, with product MLAALLMALSYLGLHALWQAQAVPILPLGLAPDTFDDAYVGCTEEMEEKAAPLLKEEMARHALLRESWEAAREAWEHKRQGLTLPPGFKAQHGIAVMVYTNSSNTLYWELNQAVRTGGGSREFYMRHFPFKALHFYLTRALQLLQGSGGCSKGPGEVVFRGVGTLHLEPKRLGGSVRLGQFASSSLDEAVARRFGNATFFSLRTCFGAPIQALSVFPEEREVLIPPHEVFLVTRFSQDGARSLVTLWSYNQTCSHFNCAYLGGEKRRACVSVQTGGQPDSASNGDFSLLSWKTLLLAPGGFQLSEAGP from the exons ATGCTGGCGGCTCTGCTGATGGCTCTGAGCTACCTCGGCCTCCATGCCCTCTGGCAG GCCCAGGCTGTTCCCATCCTGCCCCTGGGACTGGCTCCAGACACCTTCGACGATGCTTATGTGGGCTGCACAGAGGAGATGGAAGAGAAGGCGGCCCCTCTGCTGAAGGAGGAGATGGCCCGCCATGCCCTGCTGCGGGAGTCCTGGGAGGCAGCCCGGGAGGCCTGGGAGCACAAGCGCCAGGGGCTCACCTTGCCGCCTGGCTTCAAAGCCCAGCACGGAATCGCCGTCATGGTCTATACCAACTCATCAAACACTTTGTACTGGGAGCTGAACCAGGCGGTGCGGACAGGCGGCGGCTCCCGGGAGTTCTACATGAGGCACTTCCCCTTCAAGGCCCTGCATTTCTACCTCACCCGAGCCCTGCAGCTGCTGCAGGGCAGTGGGGGCTGCAGCAAGGGACCTGGCGAGGTGGTGTTCCGAGGCGTGGGCACCCTTCACTTGGAACCCAAGAGACTGGGGGGCTCTGTCCGCTTGGGCCAGTTTGCTTCCAGCTCCCTGGATGAGGCGGTGGCCCGCAGATTTGGTAATGCCACCTTCTTCTCTCTAAGGACCTGCTTTGGGGCCCCTATCCAGGCCTTGTCTGTCTTCCCGGAGGAGCGTGAGGTGCTGATCCCCCCACATGAAGTCTTCTTGGTCACCAGGTTCTCCCAGGATGGAGCCCGGAGCCTGGTGACTCTCTGGAGCTATAATCAGACCTGCAGCCACTTTAACTGCGCCTATCTGGGTG GGGAGAAGAGGCGCGCCTGTGTGTCTGTACAAA caGGAGGGCAGCCAGATTCCGCCTCCAACGGGGActtctctctgctttcctggAAGACCCTGCTCTTGGCTCCAGGGGGCTTCCAGCTCTCAGAAGCTGGGCCCTGA
- the ART5 gene encoding ecto-ADP-ribosyltransferase 5 isoform X1 produces MSQTRMEALRPALGPAHTHLGRILDGDPSHPRGKDPGLCLPSHRQWCPLHLDLALLSRPPGRMLAALLMALSYLGLHALWQAQAVPILPLGLAPDTFDDAYVGCTEEMEEKAAPLLKEEMARHALLRESWEAAREAWEHKRQGLTLPPGFKAQHGIAVMVYTNSSNTLYWELNQAVRTGGGSREFYMRHFPFKALHFYLTRALQLLQGSGGCSKGPGEVVFRGVGTLHLEPKRLGGSVRLGQFASSSLDEAVARRFGNATFFSLRTCFGAPIQALSVFPEEREVLIPPHEVFLVTRFSQDGARSLVTLWSYNQTCSHFNCAYLGGEKRRACVSVQTGGQPDSASNGDFSLLSWKTLLLAPGGFQLSEAGP; encoded by the exons GCCCGCCCTTGGCCCCGCCCACACCCACTTGGGCCGGATCCTGGACGGAGACCCTTCACACCCCAGAGGAAAGGACCCTGGTCTCTGTCTCCCATCCCATCGCCAGTGGTGCCCTCTTCATCTGGACCTCGCCCTCCTGAGTCGCCCCCCAGGAAGGATGCTGGCGGCTCTGCTGATGGCTCTGAGCTACCTCGGCCTCCATGCCCTCTGGCAG GCCCAGGCTGTTCCCATCCTGCCCCTGGGACTGGCTCCAGACACCTTCGACGATGCTTATGTGGGCTGCACAGAGGAGATGGAAGAGAAGGCGGCCCCTCTGCTGAAGGAGGAGATGGCCCGCCATGCCCTGCTGCGGGAGTCCTGGGAGGCAGCCCGGGAGGCCTGGGAGCACAAGCGCCAGGGGCTCACCTTGCCGCCTGGCTTCAAAGCCCAGCACGGAATCGCCGTCATGGTCTATACCAACTCATCAAACACTTTGTACTGGGAGCTGAACCAGGCGGTGCGGACAGGCGGCGGCTCCCGGGAGTTCTACATGAGGCACTTCCCCTTCAAGGCCCTGCATTTCTACCTCACCCGAGCCCTGCAGCTGCTGCAGGGCAGTGGGGGCTGCAGCAAGGGACCTGGCGAGGTGGTGTTCCGAGGCGTGGGCACCCTTCACTTGGAACCCAAGAGACTGGGGGGCTCTGTCCGCTTGGGCCAGTTTGCTTCCAGCTCCCTGGATGAGGCGGTGGCCCGCAGATTTGGTAATGCCACCTTCTTCTCTCTAAGGACCTGCTTTGGGGCCCCTATCCAGGCCTTGTCTGTCTTCCCGGAGGAGCGTGAGGTGCTGATCCCCCCACATGAAGTCTTCTTGGTCACCAGGTTCTCCCAGGATGGAGCCCGGAGCCTGGTGACTCTCTGGAGCTATAATCAGACCTGCAGCCACTTTAACTGCGCCTATCTGGGTG GGGAGAAGAGGCGCGCCTGTGTGTCTGTACAAA caGGAGGGCAGCCAGATTCCGCCTCCAACGGGGActtctctctgctttcctggAAGACCCTGCTCTTGGCTCCAGGGGGCTTCCAGCTCTCAGAAGCTGGGCCCTGA
- the ART5 gene encoding ecto-ADP-ribosyltransferase 5 isoform X2 gives MSQTRMEALRPALGPAHTHLGRILDGDPSHPRGKDPGLCLPSHRQWCPLHLDLALLSRPPGRMLAALLMALSYLGLHALWQAQAVPILPLGLAPDTFDDAYVGCTEEMEEKAAPLLKEEMARHALLRESWEAAREAWEHKRQGLTLPPGFKAQHGIAVMVYTNSSNTLYWELNQAVRTGGGSREFYMRHFPFKALHFYLTRALQLLQGSGGCSKGPGEVVFRGVGTLHLEPKRLGGSVRLGQFASSSLDEAVARRFGNATFFSLRTCFGAPIQALSVFPEEREVLIPPHEVFLVTRFSQDGARSLVTLWSYNQTCSHFNCAYLGGEKRRACVSVQRGQPDSASNGDFSLLSWKTLLLAPGGFQLSEAGP, from the exons GCCCGCCCTTGGCCCCGCCCACACCCACTTGGGCCGGATCCTGGACGGAGACCCTTCACACCCCAGAGGAAAGGACCCTGGTCTCTGTCTCCCATCCCATCGCCAGTGGTGCCCTCTTCATCTGGACCTCGCCCTCCTGAGTCGCCCCCCAGGAAGGATGCTGGCGGCTCTGCTGATGGCTCTGAGCTACCTCGGCCTCCATGCCCTCTGGCAG GCCCAGGCTGTTCCCATCCTGCCCCTGGGACTGGCTCCAGACACCTTCGACGATGCTTATGTGGGCTGCACAGAGGAGATGGAAGAGAAGGCGGCCCCTCTGCTGAAGGAGGAGATGGCCCGCCATGCCCTGCTGCGGGAGTCCTGGGAGGCAGCCCGGGAGGCCTGGGAGCACAAGCGCCAGGGGCTCACCTTGCCGCCTGGCTTCAAAGCCCAGCACGGAATCGCCGTCATGGTCTATACCAACTCATCAAACACTTTGTACTGGGAGCTGAACCAGGCGGTGCGGACAGGCGGCGGCTCCCGGGAGTTCTACATGAGGCACTTCCCCTTCAAGGCCCTGCATTTCTACCTCACCCGAGCCCTGCAGCTGCTGCAGGGCAGTGGGGGCTGCAGCAAGGGACCTGGCGAGGTGGTGTTCCGAGGCGTGGGCACCCTTCACTTGGAACCCAAGAGACTGGGGGGCTCTGTCCGCTTGGGCCAGTTTGCTTCCAGCTCCCTGGATGAGGCGGTGGCCCGCAGATTTGGTAATGCCACCTTCTTCTCTCTAAGGACCTGCTTTGGGGCCCCTATCCAGGCCTTGTCTGTCTTCCCGGAGGAGCGTGAGGTGCTGATCCCCCCACATGAAGTCTTCTTGGTCACCAGGTTCTCCCAGGATGGAGCCCGGAGCCTGGTGACTCTCTGGAGCTATAATCAGACCTGCAGCCACTTTAACTGCGCCTATCTGGGTG GGGAGAAGAGGCGCGCCTGTGTGTCTGTACAAA GAGGGCAGCCAGATTCCGCCTCCAACGGGGActtctctctgctttcctggAAGACCCTGCTCTTGGCTCCAGGGGGCTTCCAGCTCTCAGAAGCTGGGCCCTGA